From a region of the Armatimonadota bacterium genome:
- a CDS encoding CoA transferase subunit B — protein sequence MALTREQLAQRAAKELQDGFYVNLGIGIPTLVANYIPDAMDVVLQSENGMLGMGPFPYEGEADPDLINAGKQTITEIPGTSYFSSADSFAMIRGGHIDLSILGAMEVSQEGDIANWMIPGKLVKGMGGAMDLVAGVKRVVAVMSHANKKGASKVLKECTLPLTGKACIDLIITDLCVFEVSRGQSIKLVELADGVTLDEVREKTEATFEVADDLKTVAV from the coding sequence ATGGCACTGACACGCGAACAATTGGCACAGCGCGCAGCGAAGGAACTTCAGGACGGATTCTATGTGAACCTCGGGATTGGGATTCCGACCTTGGTCGCGAACTACATTCCTGACGCGATGGACGTTGTCTTGCAGAGCGAGAACGGGATGCTGGGCATGGGGCCGTTCCCCTATGAGGGCGAGGCCGACCCGGATCTGATCAACGCGGGCAAGCAGACGATCACCGAGATCCCCGGAACGTCGTACTTCTCCAGCGCGGACTCTTTCGCGATGATCCGCGGTGGGCATATCGACCTCTCGATCCTCGGCGCGATGGAGGTCAGCCAGGAGGGCGACATCGCCAACTGGATGATCCCCGGCAAGCTGGTCAAGGGCATGGGCGGGGCGATGGACCTCGTCGCCGGCGTCAAGCGCGTAGTCGCCGTGATGTCGCATGCGAACAAGAAGGGCGCGTCGAAAGTGCTCAAGGAGTGCACTCTGCCGCTGACCGGCAAGGCTTGCATCGACCTGATCATCACGGACTTGTGCGTTTTCGAAGTCTCTCGCGGCCAGAGCATTAAGCTGGTCGAGCTGGCTGATGGTGTGACGCTCGACGAAGTGCGCGAGAAGACCGAGGCGACGTTCGAGGTCGCTGACGATTTGAAGACTGTTGCCGTCTGA
- a CDS encoding M1 family metallopeptidase has translation MTLRRASTLALLALPFFAFAQPREGRTYDLQHVAYRLWFYEEQRSFAGQVTNTVAPLADGMTSVWFDAVNLNIKEVSVDGRPLDFEYDGNKITADLGRSYAKGEKIDVLIRYSGQPTAGLYFVHERDAWPAKSSMIYSKGEPEYNRQWLPTYDYPDDKATSECWLNCKPGYTAVSNGVLLGVNKGDEEWTYHWRIDQDHPTYLIAWAIADFVKGEERIGDLPVEWYVPNGLVSRGVASFAGTAEMIGFFNELTHFDYPYDRFSQLVVGDFVTGGMEHTTMVTNTIRTLHEPFEQPLASSTGLVCHELAHQWFGDTVTCEGWSQMWINEGFASLMPHFWTRHTRGLVAFQLQRKGTINGAYGASSRDRKPIVTKDYGDNPDFMFRSVSYGGGAARMYMLIDVIGEEVFWNGIGNFLKKYRFQAVNTDQFFDVLSDTAGTDLSWFRDQWFYREGVPAIELSFANGVLTFTQSGEPWALDMPVWRYTNGRWQKLLVRVDSAESTVFLGKDASFLVDPERRFVARFSGAPSFPADLAIAAYHAAPNAGIKDELISRVRASDDAEAKQALALGETDPDLRRRVIALVDIKNATALLELAGDEDRRIANSAISRLGSVEKSDEVLAFLHNVMENDPNPRIACNALQQIYKLTEDESLIERAWSTSAPNECYKLFALRQIARSDAGRARAIALDLIANSTNTILRLEAIRRLGSLKDADGSSSVYNALISIVRDEHSYQGRMAAAASLASYGNKAALEFLKPIANEGYPRFTNRIKSAIRRLERIE, from the coding sequence ATGACTTTGCGTCGAGCCTCGACCTTAGCGCTTCTCGCGCTGCCGTTTTTCGCCTTCGCGCAGCCGCGCGAGGGTCGCACCTACGACCTCCAGCATGTCGCATACCGGCTCTGGTTCTATGAAGAGCAGCGATCCTTCGCCGGTCAGGTCACAAACACGGTCGCGCCGCTCGCCGACGGCATGACGTCCGTCTGGTTCGACGCGGTCAACCTCAACATAAAAGAGGTCTCGGTCGACGGCAGACCGCTCGACTTCGAATACGACGGCAACAAGATCACGGCCGACCTCGGACGCTCGTACGCCAAGGGCGAAAAGATCGACGTACTCATAAGGTACAGCGGCCAGCCTACCGCCGGGCTCTACTTCGTCCACGAGCGCGACGCCTGGCCCGCGAAGTCGTCCATGATCTACAGCAAAGGCGAGCCGGAGTACAACCGCCAGTGGCTCCCGACCTACGATTACCCCGACGACAAAGCGACCAGCGAGTGCTGGCTGAACTGCAAGCCCGGTTACACGGCAGTCAGCAACGGCGTCCTGCTCGGCGTCAACAAGGGCGATGAAGAGTGGACCTACCACTGGCGCATCGACCAAGACCACCCGACGTACCTGATCGCCTGGGCGATCGCGGACTTCGTCAAAGGCGAAGAGCGGATCGGAGACCTGCCCGTCGAGTGGTACGTGCCGAACGGTCTCGTTAGCCGAGGGGTCGCGTCGTTCGCAGGCACGGCGGAGATGATTGGCTTCTTCAACGAATTGACGCACTTCGACTACCCTTACGACCGGTTCAGCCAGCTCGTGGTCGGCGATTTCGTCACCGGCGGAATGGAGCACACGACGATGGTGACGAACACCATTCGTACGCTCCACGAGCCGTTTGAACAGCCGCTGGCCAGCTCCACCGGGCTCGTTTGCCACGAGCTGGCGCACCAGTGGTTCGGCGACACCGTCACCTGCGAGGGCTGGTCGCAGATGTGGATCAACGAGGGCTTTGCATCATTGATGCCGCACTTCTGGACCCGCCACACGCGCGGTCTGGTTGCGTTTCAGCTGCAGCGCAAGGGCACGATCAACGGAGCGTACGGAGCATCCAGCCGCGACCGCAAGCCGATCGTGACCAAGGATTACGGCGACAACCCGGACTTTATGTTCCGCAGCGTCTCGTACGGCGGCGGCGCCGCGCGGATGTACATGCTGATCGACGTCATCGGGGAAGAGGTTTTCTGGAACGGCATCGGAAACTTCCTGAAGAAGTACCGCTTCCAAGCGGTCAACACGGACCAGTTCTTCGACGTGCTCTCCGATACCGCCGGTACCGATCTTTCATGGTTCCGCGACCAGTGGTTCTACCGCGAGGGAGTGCCAGCGATCGAGCTTTCGTTTGCCAACGGCGTGCTGACGTTCACGCAATCCGGCGAACCGTGGGCGCTGGACATGCCGGTCTGGAGGTACACGAACGGTCGATGGCAGAAGCTGTTGGTGCGCGTCGACAGCGCGGAGTCGACCGTCTTCCTCGGCAAAGACGCAAGTTTCCTTGTCGATCCTGAACGCAGGTTTGTCGCGCGGTTCTCCGGCGCACCGTCATTCCCGGCGGATCTTGCGATCGCCGCCTATCACGCCGCGCCGAATGCGGGGATCAAGGACGAACTGATCAGCCGCGTGCGCGCTTCCGACGACGCAGAAGCGAAGCAGGCGCTTGCGCTGGGCGAGACCGACCCGGACCTCCGCAGGCGCGTGATTGCTCTGGTCGATATCAAAAACGCGACTGCGCTCCTAGAGTTGGCAGGAGACGAAGACAGACGGATCGCAAACTCCGCAATTAGCCGCCTCGGTTCGGTCGAAAAGTCCGACGAAGTTCTCGCGTTCCTGCACAACGTCATGGAGAACGACCCCAATCCGCGCATCGCCTGCAACGCTTTACAACAAATTTACAAGCTGACGGAGGACGAGTCGCTCATCGAGCGCGCGTGGAGCACTAGCGCGCCGAACGAGTGCTACAAGCTCTTCGCGCTCCGCCAAATCGCTCGGAGCGACGCTGGTCGCGCGAGGGCGATTGCCCTTGATCTGATCGCGAACTCGACGAACACGATACTGCGGCTTGAGGCCATCCGCCGTCTCGGCTCGCTCAAAGACGCCGACGGATCGAGCAGTGTGTACAATGCGCTGATCTCGATCGTCCGCGACGAGCACTCCTACCAAGGCCGCATGGCCGCCGCTGCCTCACTAGCTTCGTACGGAAACAAGGCCGCGCTAGAGTTTCTGAAACCGATCGCGAACGAGGGCTACCCCCGCTTCACCAACCGCATCAAGAGCGCGATCCGCCGATTGGAGAGGATTGAGTAA
- a CDS encoding PD40 domain-containing protein: protein MKTLVVSAALIAAFAASGCGGDGGTGVGDSGSKIAFWSDRDGNNEIYVMNVNGSGQTNLTNNAASDIFPAFSPDGSKIAFASYRDGNFEIYIMNADGTGQTNLTNNAANDGFPAFSPDGSKIAFYSLRDGNREIYVMNADGSGQTRLTNNAASDGHPAFSPDGSKIAFMSNRDGNFEIYVMNADGTGVTRLTNTAAPENHPTFSPDGSQIAFGSRRDGNDEIYVMNADGSGQANLTNNAAEDRNPSFSPDGSKIAFASFRDGNWEIYFMSAGGTGQTNLTNNGARAESPSFPLW, encoded by the coding sequence ATGAAAACCTTAGTTGTCTCGGCCGCGCTGATAGCGGCGTTTGCTGCGAGCGGATGCGGAGGCGACGGAGGAACCGGAGTCGGCGACAGCGGCAGCAAGATCGCGTTTTGGTCCGATCGCGACGGCAACAATGAGATCTACGTCATGAACGTGAACGGCTCTGGGCAGACGAACCTGACGAATAACGCGGCTTCCGATATCTTCCCTGCGTTCAGCCCGGACGGGTCGAAGATCGCGTTTGCGTCCTACCGCGACGGCAACTTTGAGATCTACATCATGAACGCAGACGGCACTGGACAGACGAACCTGACGAATAACGCGGCGAACGATGGCTTTCCGGCGTTCAGCCCAGATGGATCGAAGATCGCGTTCTACTCTCTGCGTGACGGCAACCGTGAGATCTACGTCATGAACGCGGACGGCTCGGGGCAGACGCGGCTGACGAACAATGCGGCTTCCGATGGTCACCCTGCGTTCAGCCCGGATGGGTCGAAGATCGCGTTTATGTCCAACCGCGACGGCAACTTTGAGATCTACGTCATGAACGCGGACGGCACAGGAGTAACGCGGCTGACGAATACCGCGGCTCCCGAAAACCATCCTACCTTCAGCCCTGACGGGTCGCAGATCGCGTTCGGATCCAGGCGCGACGGCAACGATGAGATCTACGTCATGAACGCGGACGGCTCGGGGCAGGCGAACCTGACGAATAACGCGGCTGAAGATCGCAACCCTTCGTTCAGCCCTGATGGATCGAAGATCGCGTTCGCGTCCTTCCGCGACGGTAACTGGGAGATCTACTTCATGAGCGCAGGCGGCACTGGACAGACGAACCTGACGAATAACGGAGCGAGAGCTGAATCTCCCTCCTTCCCGCTTTGGTAG
- a CDS encoding histidinol-phosphate transaminase, with protein MPYRVRPNVMKMRAYSPGKPIDELKRELGLAEVVKLASNENPLGPSPKAVAAVKDAASGMNLYPDASGYAVKQKISERFEIDPKHIVLGNGSDEVLNLIGQVFLGGHEDVVVAGSPSFVRYRALAQLADCAFTSVPVNGHWRHDLVAMATAITPATKLVFIDNPGNPTGTILNVDEVDEFMSAIPEGVVIVFDEAYYEFARHEPGYPDSLRYLRDGKPVIVVRTLSKSYGLAGIRIGYTFAPVEVVDAIDRVREPFAVNSLAQVAAIAALDDDEHLANTLAVNREGRDRVSERMSELGFDTIESFANFICIDVKRPAQEVAEALLRQGVIVRSGHALGMPRHIRVSIGTPDEMIRFLEAFESVTN; from the coding sequence ATGCCGTACCGTGTGCGCCCGAACGTGATGAAGATGCGTGCCTACTCGCCGGGGAAACCGATCGATGAGCTCAAGCGCGAGCTGGGGCTGGCGGAGGTCGTCAAGCTCGCCAGCAACGAGAACCCGCTTGGCCCGTCGCCGAAGGCTGTCGCGGCAGTGAAGGACGCAGCGAGCGGAATGAATCTGTACCCGGACGCGAGCGGCTATGCGGTCAAGCAGAAGATCAGCGAGCGGTTCGAGATCGATCCGAAGCACATCGTCCTGGGCAACGGCAGCGATGAGGTTCTCAACCTGATCGGCCAGGTCTTCTTGGGCGGGCATGAGGATGTGGTCGTGGCCGGGAGCCCGTCGTTCGTGCGATACAGGGCGTTGGCGCAGCTCGCCGATTGCGCGTTCACTTCCGTGCCTGTCAACGGCCATTGGCGGCACGATCTCGTCGCGATGGCAACGGCGATCACTCCTGCCACCAAGCTCGTGTTCATTGACAACCCGGGCAACCCGACGGGCACGATATTGAATGTGGACGAAGTGGACGAGTTCATGAGCGCGATTCCTGAGGGCGTCGTGATCGTGTTCGACGAGGCGTATTACGAGTTTGCGCGCCATGAGCCGGGGTATCCAGATTCTTTGCGATACTTGCGCGACGGCAAGCCGGTGATCGTCGTGCGCACGCTCAGCAAGTCGTACGGATTGGCCGGCATTCGCATTGGCTACACGTTCGCGCCGGTCGAGGTCGTCGATGCGATCGACCGCGTTCGCGAGCCGTTCGCCGTCAACTCTCTGGCGCAAGTCGCAGCGATCGCCGCGCTCGACGACGACGAGCATTTGGCCAACACGCTCGCGGTGAACAGGGAGGGGCGCGACCGGGTCTCAGAGCGCATGTCGGAGCTGGGGTTCGACACGATTGAGAGCTTTGCCAACTTTATTTGCATCGACGTCAAGCGTCCGGCTCAAGAGGTCGCGGAAGCGCTCTTAAGACAGGGAGTCATCGTCCGGTCGGGTCACGCGCTCGGCATGCCGCGCCACATCCGGGTGAGCATCGGTACGCCGGACGAGATGATCCGGTTCCTTGAGGCATTTGAATCTGTGACGAACTAG
- a CDS encoding amidohydrolase, whose product MSSTLRKRIIADHGAITEIRHDLHRHPELMYKEERTTKVVQRELTEAGIKFTAGLAGGTGVLGFLPANGADSAKARTVALRADMDALPILEATGLDYASTNEGVMHACGHDGHTSILIGASRALVKETGRKNNILLMFQPAEEGGAGGRRMCEDGVLDGTIYPAKADVAYGLHGWPTGKEGVFGVKNGAMMAATDQFRVVLKSPGGHAAAPHLTSDTIVAASQIVTALQSVASRNIIATEGYILTVTFFNAGNAFNVIPSSIDFGGTMRTLTTETQEKGKKRFDEIVEGVGRAMGVEVEIEWMEGYPVTFNDTAATDRYRRIAATVIGEGRMQEESAPVMGGEDFSFYGEHVPACFFFVGLCPADRESYPSVHTPLFNFNDTVIPDCIEMMSQLALQPVELG is encoded by the coding sequence ATGTCCAGCACGTTGCGAAAGAGAATCATAGCCGACCACGGAGCGATCACTGAGATTCGGCACGATCTGCACCGGCATCCGGAGCTGATGTACAAGGAGGAGCGGACGACGAAGGTCGTCCAACGCGAGCTGACCGAGGCCGGGATCAAGTTCACAGCCGGACTCGCCGGTGGAACGGGCGTGCTCGGATTTCTTCCCGCGAACGGAGCTGATTCTGCGAAGGCAAGAACAGTTGCGCTGCGCGCGGACATGGACGCGCTTCCGATTCTCGAAGCGACCGGACTCGACTACGCCAGCACGAATGAGGGGGTGATGCACGCGTGCGGCCACGACGGACACACTTCGATTCTGATCGGCGCCTCGCGCGCGCTTGTGAAAGAGACGGGGCGCAAGAACAACATCTTGTTGATGTTCCAACCAGCGGAGGAGGGCGGCGCGGGCGGTCGGCGGATGTGCGAAGACGGGGTGCTGGACGGCACGATCTATCCGGCGAAAGCAGACGTTGCGTACGGTTTGCACGGTTGGCCGACGGGGAAGGAAGGAGTGTTCGGCGTGAAAAACGGTGCGATGATGGCTGCAACTGACCAGTTCCGCGTGGTTTTGAAGAGCCCTGGCGGTCATGCCGCCGCTCCGCACCTGACGAGCGACACGATCGTTGCAGCCTCGCAAATTGTGACAGCCTTGCAGTCGGTCGCATCGCGCAACATCATCGCGACAGAGGGGTACATCCTGACGGTGACCTTCTTTAACGCCGGAAATGCGTTCAACGTGATCCCGTCGAGCATTGATTTTGGTGGCACGATGCGCACGTTGACCACAGAAACACAGGAGAAGGGCAAGAAGCGGTTCGACGAAATCGTCGAGGGCGTCGGTCGTGCCATGGGCGTGGAAGTCGAGATCGAGTGGATGGAGGGATACCCGGTGACGTTCAATGATACAGCGGCAACCGACAGGTACCGTCGCATTGCCGCAACCGTCATCGGTGAAGGCCGTATGCAAGAGGAGTCGGCCCCGGTGATGGGTGGCGAGGACTTTAGCTTTTATGGCGAACACGTGCCCGCATGCTTCTTCTTCGTCGGCCTGTGTCCGGCCGATCGCGAGTCGTATCCGTCGGTGCACACTCCGCTTTTCAATTTCAACGACACCGTCATCCCCGACTGTATTGAAATGATGAGCCAACTGGCGCTTCAACCGGTCGAACTGGGCTAA
- a CDS encoding AAA family ATPase, giving the protein MQSKKEFEVLIRAKYPIIYVVTWEEQRFLEAIAEVAKELDRDLHVWSITQGLKPPVARTRGPAKPSKLASELEVLAQVHESPEFTVFVLKDFHAYLKDARVIRLLRDLAVRLRSRASTLFLVSPSLSLPTELEKDLTVVEFPLPSAEDIAEQLDEVIEAMKDVEAVDVDLTDDERELLIHSAQGLTSAEIESAFARSLVVKKSLCVETIIEEKKQIVRKTGMLEFYPADNTLADVGGHELLKTWLGKRSKSLSEAARAFGIPSPRGILLLGVQGCGKSLVAKAVASTWNLPMLKMDVGRIFGSYVGQSEENMRRAIRLAESLAPCVLWLDEMEKGFAGVGGGVSDSGTTARVFATFLTWMQEKTKPVFLIATANDVSALPPELLRKGRFDEIFFVDLPNLEDRKEIFKIHITKRGRSPRKFRVAELAKATKGFSGAEIEQLVIGALHLAFDAGRELETKDIMQEAKNQVPLSKMMPEEISMLRAWAKNRARPSSKRTADD; this is encoded by the coding sequence ATGCAATCAAAGAAGGAATTTGAAGTCCTCATTCGGGCCAAGTACCCGATCATCTACGTCGTGACTTGGGAAGAGCAGCGCTTCTTGGAAGCGATTGCAGAAGTGGCCAAGGAGCTTGATCGCGATCTCCATGTTTGGTCGATTACACAAGGGTTGAAACCGCCGGTGGCTAGAACGAGAGGTCCGGCAAAACCTTCGAAACTGGCGAGTGAGCTGGAGGTGCTCGCGCAGGTGCACGAATCGCCGGAGTTCACCGTGTTCGTCCTGAAGGACTTTCACGCTTATCTAAAAGATGCGCGGGTTATCCGGCTTCTGCGCGATCTCGCGGTTCGCCTGCGCAGCCGTGCGTCGACGCTGTTCCTGGTGTCACCAAGCCTGAGTTTGCCCACGGAGCTGGAGAAGGACTTGACCGTCGTCGAGTTCCCGCTGCCAAGCGCTGAAGACATCGCCGAGCAGCTCGATGAAGTGATCGAGGCGATGAAGGACGTCGAGGCTGTCGACGTAGATTTGACCGACGACGAAAGGGAGCTGCTGATCCACTCCGCCCAGGGGTTGACGAGCGCTGAAATCGAGTCCGCCTTTGCTCGCAGCCTGGTAGTGAAGAAGTCGCTCTGCGTTGAGACGATCATCGAAGAGAAAAAGCAGATCGTGCGCAAGACGGGCATGCTTGAGTTTTATCCGGCGGACAACACCCTTGCGGACGTCGGCGGGCACGAACTGCTGAAGACGTGGCTTGGGAAGCGATCAAAGTCGTTGAGCGAAGCGGCGCGAGCGTTCGGCATTCCATCCCCTCGCGGCATCCTGCTTTTGGGCGTGCAGGGGTGCGGCAAGTCGCTCGTAGCCAAAGCGGTCGCGTCGACTTGGAACCTGCCGATGCTCAAAATGGACGTGGGCCGAATCTTCGGAAGCTATGTCGGGCAGAGCGAGGAGAACATGAGGAGGGCGATCCGGCTGGCGGAGTCGCTGGCGCCGTGCGTCCTTTGGCTCGATGAGATGGAGAAGGGGTTCGCCGGCGTGGGAGGCGGCGTCAGCGACAGCGGAACGACCGCGCGCGTGTTCGCGACGTTCTTGACATGGATGCAGGAGAAGACCAAGCCGGTGTTCCTCATCGCGACGGCCAACGATGTCTCAGCACTGCCGCCTGAGCTGTTGCGCAAAGGCCGGTTCGACGAGATCTTCTTCGTCGATCTGCCGAACCTCGAGGACCGCAAGGAGATCTTCAAGATTCACATAACGAAGCGTGGCCGATCGCCTCGAAAGTTCAGAGTCGCAGAGCTGGCAAAGGCAACGAAGGGGTTCAGCGGCGCTGAAATCGAGCAACTCGTGATCGGCGCCCTGCACCTCGCCTTCGACGCAGGTCGCGAGCTTGAGACGAAGGACATCATGCAGGAAGCGAAGAACCAGGTGCCGTTGAGCAAGATGATGCCGGAAGAGATTTCGATGTTGCGAGCCTGGGCCAAGAACCGCGCGCGACCAAGTTCAAAGCGCACTGCTGACGACTAG
- the lnt gene encoding apolipoprotein N-acyltransferase: protein MKKALASIRRAWPALLAAGLLSLAFPPANVALIVFIALAPWLASLRDTDGRGACKSGWIFGFVYFLFQMFWLVPFVSHWTGSYLLAAIPWVLAAAIAGLYYVLTGWLIHRCWKLSRPWVIPLVWAGSEAARSYIHELAFPWGIAAMPLWRFPAIVQHAAWGTLFLVSAWVILPNLLAAMYIWPTDKSEGSLSTVRKVWRYGGVFVGLLALSLVRYGQPQEGESFTVTVGQTGVDVAFGDPETRASDLAQSIDLILAAAVLQGADLVVLPEGTTSPSTMIPPPEFAGREPETPVLFGGNRVDADGKTYQTAIAYTGDGWAHADKTRLVIFGEYVPLRDSLPFLKAFDLPSGDITPADKLSVIEINGVIVGPMLCFEGVFPDIAEREGRMGAQLLAVMSIDDWYVGTMAHDQLWMSTVWRSIESGLPLVRAASTGVSLATDSRGNLLEVAPTGLTVPMDVELIVPAGSDAAPYRFAFVWLCWLAMAWIGLESVVRPRLGRGEK, encoded by the coding sequence GTGAAGAAGGCGCTGGCGTCGATTCGTCGTGCATGGCCGGCGCTTTTGGCCGCGGGTCTGCTCAGCCTTGCGTTTCCGCCCGCAAATGTCGCGCTGATCGTGTTCATCGCTCTTGCGCCGTGGCTGGCTTCTCTTCGTGACACGGATGGTCGCGGCGCTTGCAAGTCCGGTTGGATTTTCGGCTTTGTCTACTTTCTTTTTCAGATGTTCTGGCTGGTTCCGTTTGTCAGTCACTGGACGGGGAGCTACCTGCTGGCCGCTATTCCGTGGGTTCTCGCGGCTGCGATCGCCGGTCTCTACTACGTGCTCACAGGGTGGCTGATCCACCGATGCTGGAAGCTCTCGCGACCGTGGGTGATTCCGCTGGTCTGGGCCGGGTCGGAGGCGGCGCGATCGTACATCCACGAGTTGGCTTTCCCCTGGGGCATCGCTGCCATGCCGTTGTGGCGATTCCCCGCGATCGTTCAGCACGCCGCGTGGGGAACCTTGTTCCTCGTGTCGGCGTGGGTGATCCTGCCGAACCTGCTTGCCGCGATGTACATCTGGCCGACCGACAAGAGTGAAGGCTCGCTGAGCACGGTGCGAAAAGTGTGGCGCTACGGCGGCGTGTTCGTTGGATTGCTTGCGCTTTCATTGGTTCGGTACGGCCAGCCGCAGGAAGGTGAGAGTTTTACCGTCACCGTCGGCCAGACCGGGGTCGACGTTGCGTTTGGCGACCCCGAAACGCGCGCGTCCGACCTGGCGCAATCAATCGACCTGATACTGGCGGCAGCTGTCTTGCAGGGCGCCGATCTTGTCGTGCTGCCAGAGGGCACAACGTCGCCGTCAACGATGATTCCTCCGCCAGAGTTTGCTGGCCGCGAGCCAGAAACGCCAGTGCTGTTCGGCGGCAACAGGGTCGATGCGGACGGGAAAACGTATCAGACCGCGATCGCATACACCGGCGACGGTTGGGCGCATGCGGACAAGACGCGACTCGTCATATTCGGAGAGTACGTGCCGCTGCGCGACAGTCTTCCGTTTCTCAAGGCGTTCGACCTTCCGTCCGGCGACATCACCCCGGCCGACAAGCTCTCGGTTATCGAGATCAACGGCGTGATCGTCGGACCGATGCTCTGCTTCGAGGGCGTTTTTCCCGATATCGCCGAGCGCGAGGGGAGGATGGGCGCGCAACTGCTGGCGGTCATGTCGATCGACGATTGGTACGTCGGAACGATGGCGCATGACCAGCTCTGGATGTCTACGGTATGGCGGAGCATCGAGTCGGGGCTGCCGCTGGTCCGCGCGGCGAGCACCGGGGTCAGCCTGGCGACGGACTCGCGGGGCAATCTTTTGGAGGTGGCGCCGACAGGTCTGACGGTGCCGATGGACGTTGAACTGATCGTTCCCGCTGGTTCTGACGCCGCACCGTACCGGTTCGCCTTCGTGTGGCTCTGCTGGCTCGCGATGGCCTGGATCGGACTGGAATCGGTTGTGAGGCCCAGGCTTGGACGGGGTGAGAAATAG
- a CDS encoding carboxymuconolactone decarboxylase family protein has product MNRLLSEEEADGKVAEVYAEIEEEFGKVPNFFKAQAAVDAEWLEVNWQRQKLIMLSSGGLDRKTRELIAYAVSSVNQNEYCCVAHEGMARDSGATDQEIDQTRQIIELFCSFNAIAETLRVPIDIGPVVPVDAS; this is encoded by the coding sequence ATGAATAGACTCTTATCAGAAGAGGAAGCCGACGGCAAGGTCGCCGAGGTGTATGCGGAGATCGAGGAGGAGTTCGGCAAGGTTCCAAACTTCTTCAAAGCGCAGGCTGCGGTGGACGCTGAGTGGCTCGAAGTGAACTGGCAAAGACAGAAGCTTATCATGCTTTCTTCCGGCGGTCTCGACCGCAAAACGCGAGAGCTGATCGCCTATGCGGTTTCTTCGGTCAATCAGAACGAGTACTGCTGCGTCGCACATGAGGGAATGGCACGAGACAGCGGCGCCACCGACCAGGAAATCGATCAGACCAGACAGATCATCGAGCTGTTCTGCAGCTTCAATGCAATCGCAGAAACCTTGCGCGTGCCGATCGATATCGGCCCGGTAGTCCCTGTGGACGCTTCGTAG
- a CDS encoding zinc-binding dehydrogenase: MKATVIHEFGDIDVLKYEDIDVPSPRPGHVLVKVLAAGVNRLDHYIREGIIVPELPFPHILGADAAGEVAELGEGVTGFRTGERVIVAPGYPQNADETDVRPAIAAPSFALPGLHISGTYAQYMEVPAYAVIKDETGLTPEEAATLPVVLATAVHALKQVGEVKAGDKVLIHAGVSGSGSMQIQVAKALGADVATTVRSDEKVEFARELGADLVINTRNEDFVERVTAWTDGVGADVVIDNLAGDVLAKSIEATKPMGVIVAFGFAAGPEVKFDIRSLFFAQKQLRGSMASDIEDLEWGLEQVRAGRIKPVLDRTLPLSKAAEAHRLIAAGKVSGNLVLLPWSEN; encoded by the coding sequence ATGAAAGCAACAGTAATTCACGAATTCGGCGACATCGACGTGCTCAAGTACGAAGACATCGACGTGCCGAGCCCGAGACCCGGCCACGTCCTGGTCAAAGTGCTCGCAGCAGGCGTCAACCGCCTGGACCACTACATCCGCGAAGGAATCATCGTTCCTGAACTTCCGTTCCCGCACATTCTCGGCGCAGACGCCGCTGGCGAAGTAGCCGAGCTCGGGGAAGGAGTCACCGGCTTCCGCACTGGCGAGCGAGTGATCGTAGCCCCGGGATATCCGCAAAACGCGGACGAGACCGACGTCCGTCCTGCGATAGCCGCCCCGAGCTTTGCATTGCCAGGGCTGCACATCTCCGGGACTTACGCACAGTACATGGAAGTCCCTGCCTACGCCGTTATCAAAGATGAGACTGGGCTTACGCCCGAAGAGGCGGCTACGCTTCCGGTCGTTCTGGCGACGGCTGTACATGCTCTCAAACAGGTCGGCGAAGTCAAGGCCGGCGACAAGGTTCTGATTCATGCAGGCGTTTCCGGTTCCGGCAGCATGCAGATTCAGGTCGCCAAGGCGCTGGGCGCGGACGTCGCGACGACGGTTCGTAGCGATGAGAAGGTCGAATTTGCCAGAGAGCTGGGCGCGGACCTTGTGATCAACACTCGCAACGAGGACTTCGTCGAGCGCGTCACGGCATGGACGGACGGAGTCGGCGCCGACGTCGTGATCGACAACCTCGCTGGAGACGTCTTGGCCAAGAGCATTGAAGCCACGAAGCCCATGGGCGTTATCGTCGCCTTCGGCTTTGCGGCCGGTCCCGAAGTCAAGTTCGACATTCGAAGCCTGTTCTTTGCCCAGAAACAGCTCCGCGGCTCGATGGCGAGCGACATCGAGGACCTCGAATGGGGACTGGAGCAGGTCCGTGCGGGCCGCATCAAGCCGGTGCTCGACCGCACTCTTCCGCTCAGCAAGGCGGCAGAGGCTCATCGCCTGATCGCTGCCGGCAAGGTCAGCGGAAACCTCGTGCTGTTGCCGTGGTCAGAGAACTAG